A region from the Gemmatimonadota bacterium genome encodes:
- the hypF gene encoding carbamoyltransferase HypF, with the protein MSALAHEGEPVSLDIHVRGVVQGVGFRPFIHRLAVRHHLRGWVRNESGEVRIHIEGDAEAASSFLRGLERDAPPIARIDTVEVSDALAGPSLGFRIDLSAETGAEALPVSPDVAVCATCLSELRDPSNRRYRYAFITCTDCGPRYTVIERMPYDRARTSMAAFRQCPECRTEYESPSDRRYHSETNSCPSCGPGLWFEASDGRMVSGSDAALAAAAGSLLAGEIVALRGLGGFHLAVDATQRSAVRRLRRRKHREGKPLAIMVPSVDAARRIALVDSHAADLLESPERPIVLLPLLPDSAIAPGVAPGLGRIGVMVAYTPLHVLLLESCARPLVMTSGNLSEEPIAIQNAEARRRLDGVADAFLLHDREIVSRYDDSVVVPSGDVPIVVRRARGYAPLPLPLPRATPRPLLAVGAHLKNTFALAERQRVFPSQHIGDLENIETLDHYSEALARYRSLFQIGPEAVVHDLHPGYLSTRVALDVAEREGLEVLRPVQHHHAHIAAVMGEHGLDEPVVGLAFDGTGYGEDGAVWGAECLLCTLTEFRRLGALRYAPLPGGDRAAREPWRTALGYRSLAPHHAPAFERAFRGIEPRALAAAQRQIETGLNAPQASSMGRLFDAAAAVLGVRRVAEYEAQAPMELEALAGARPASEALPFPLVETEEGWWMDPLPLLVALGESRAKGASLLGLAASFHDAVATTAAELAERACHRHGTRRVALGGGVFLNQRLRDALVTQLLERSLMPLLPLRLGPNDGAISYGQAVVAAARLHEET; encoded by the coding sequence ATGAGCGCGCTCGCACACGAGGGGGAGCCGGTCTCCCTGGACATCCACGTGCGTGGCGTCGTGCAGGGCGTGGGATTCCGACCGTTCATCCATCGCCTGGCCGTGCGCCACCACCTGCGCGGATGGGTGCGCAACGAGTCCGGTGAGGTCCGCATCCACATCGAGGGGGATGCCGAGGCGGCGTCCTCGTTCCTGCGCGGCCTCGAGCGCGACGCGCCGCCCATCGCGCGAATCGACACCGTCGAGGTGTCAGACGCGCTCGCCGGACCGTCTCTCGGCTTCCGCATCGACCTCAGCGCGGAGACGGGCGCCGAGGCGCTCCCGGTCTCCCCGGACGTGGCCGTCTGTGCCACGTGTCTGTCGGAGCTCAGGGACCCCTCCAATCGCCGATACCGGTACGCGTTCATCACCTGCACGGACTGTGGGCCGCGCTACACGGTGATCGAACGCATGCCGTACGACCGTGCGCGCACCAGCATGGCCGCGTTCCGGCAGTGTCCCGAGTGCCGCACCGAGTACGAGTCACCGTCGGATCGGCGTTACCACTCGGAAACGAACTCGTGTCCCAGCTGCGGTCCCGGTCTCTGGTTCGAGGCCAGCGATGGCCGCATGGTCTCAGGCAGCGACGCGGCCCTGGCCGCCGCGGCTGGGTCTCTGCTGGCAGGCGAGATCGTGGCCCTGCGCGGCCTGGGCGGCTTTCACCTGGCTGTCGATGCCACCCAGCGCTCAGCCGTTCGACGCCTGCGGCGACGCAAGCACCGCGAGGGCAAGCCGCTGGCGATCATGGTGCCTTCGGTGGACGCGGCCCGCAGGATCGCGTTGGTGGACTCCCACGCCGCGGACCTGCTGGAGTCGCCGGAACGCCCGATCGTGCTCCTTCCGCTTCTCCCCGACTCCGCGATCGCGCCTGGAGTGGCACCCGGCTTGGGACGCATCGGCGTGATGGTGGCCTATACGCCGCTGCACGTACTGCTGCTGGAGAGCTGCGCGCGTCCGCTGGTGATGACCAGTGGCAACCTCTCCGAAGAGCCGATCGCCATCCAGAACGCCGAGGCACGGCGGCGTCTCGACGGGGTCGCCGACGCGTTCCTCCTTCACGATCGCGAGATCGTCTCGCGCTACGACGACTCGGTCGTGGTGCCGTCGGGCGACGTGCCCATCGTCGTTCGTCGCGCGCGCGGGTATGCGCCGCTCCCGCTTCCCCTCCCCCGGGCGACGCCCCGCCCCCTTCTGGCCGTGGGTGCGCACCTGAAGAACACGTTCGCCCTGGCCGAGCGGCAACGCGTCTTTCCCAGCCAACACATCGGGGACCTGGAGAACATCGAGACGCTCGATCACTACTCGGAGGCGCTGGCGCGCTACCGCTCCCTCTTCCAGATCGGTCCCGAGGCCGTGGTGCACGATCTGCACCCGGGATACCTGTCGACCCGGGTCGCGCTGGACGTGGCGGAGCGCGAGGGCCTGGAGGTCCTGCGCCCGGTGCAGCACCATCACGCCCACATCGCGGCCGTGATGGGTGAGCACGGACTGGACGAGCCCGTCGTCGGACTGGCCTTCGACGGCACGGGCTACGGAGAAGACGGAGCGGTCTGGGGCGCGGAGTGCCTCCTGTGCACGCTCACGGAGTTCCGGCGGTTGGGCGCGTTGCGCTACGCACCGCTTCCCGGCGGCGACCGGGCGGCCCGCGAGCCGTGGCGCACTGCCCTGGGCTACCGATCCCTGGCACCCCACCATGCACCGGCCTTCGAACGTGCGTTCCGGGGGATCGAACCCCGTGCGCTGGCCGCGGCGCAACGGCAGATCGAGACGGGACTCAACGCCCCTCAAGCGTCGTCCATGGGCCGGCTCTTCGACGCGGCCGCTGCCGTCCTCGGCGTGCGGCGCGTCGCCGAGTACGAGGCGCAGGCTCCCATGGAGCTCGAGGCGCTGGCGGGCGCGCGCCCCGCGAGCGAAGCGCTGCCCTTCCCGTTGGTCGAGACCGAGGAGGGTTGGTGGATGGACCCCCTCCCGCTGCTGGTGGCCCTCGGCGAGTCCCGGGCGAAAGGCGCCTCCCTCCTCGGCCTCGCAGCGTCGTTCCACGACGCGGTGGCCACCACGGCCGCGGAGCTCGCCGAGCGGGCCTGCCACCGCCACGGGACGCGGCGCGTGGCCCTGGGCGGCGGGGTCTTCCTCAACCAGCGGCTACGCGACGCCCTGGTGACGCAGCTGCTGGAGCGCTCCCTGATGCCCCTGCTCCCCCTTCGACTGGGTCCCAACGACGGCGCCATCAGCTACGGCCAGGCCGTGGTGGCGGCCGCCCGCCTGCACGAGGAGACCTGA
- a CDS encoding HypC/HybG/HupF family hydrogenase formation chaperone, whose product MCLGIPGRITEIHEDAGLPMGTVDFGGVRREVCLAYVADHVEVGDYAIVHVGFAISKVDEEEARRTFEALKEMSELDELSWMREVAEQGLGSLEDGGGR is encoded by the coding sequence ATGTGTCTGGGAATACCGGGACGGATCACCGAGATCCACGAGGACGCGGGTCTGCCCATGGGCACGGTGGACTTCGGCGGTGTGCGCCGCGAGGTGTGCCTGGCCTACGTGGCCGATCACGTGGAAGTGGGCGACTACGCCATCGTCCACGTGGGCTTCGCCATCTCCAAGGTGGACGAAGAGGAAGCGCGCCGAACCTTTGAAGCGCTGAAGGAGATGAGCGAGCTGGACGAGCTGTCCTGGATGCGCGAGGTGGCCGAGCAGGGACTGGGAAGCCTCGAGGACGGAGGCGGAAGGTGA
- the hypD gene encoding hydrogenase formation protein HypD, translated as MKYLSEYRDPLLARKLVDRIQRTATQEWVLMEVCGGQTHTIVRQGINEVLSGAVEMIHGPGCPVCVTPLEQIDRALALAARPDVVFTSFGDMLRVPGSECDLLQVRARGGQVRVVYSPLDALELALNNPEREVVFFAVGFETTAPANAMAVWRARELGIRNFSVLVSHVTVPPAIEAILTAPDNRVQGFLAAGHVCTVMGWMEYEPLAARYQVPIVVTGFEPLDILEGIQMTVMQLEEGRHQVENQYARSVRRGGNRPAQTLVARVFELVDRQWRGIGTIPGSGLGLKAEFADYDAERKFDLAGIRATEPEACHAGEVLRGRLKPHQCPAFGTDCTPERPLGAPMVSSEGACAAYYNFQRFQSPTEVTA; from the coding sequence GTGAAGTACCTGAGCGAGTACCGCGACCCGCTCCTTGCCCGCAAGCTGGTGGACCGCATCCAGCGCACCGCCACGCAGGAGTGGGTGCTCATGGAAGTCTGTGGCGGTCAGACCCACACGATCGTCCGCCAGGGAATCAACGAGGTGCTGTCGGGCGCGGTGGAGATGATCCACGGTCCCGGTTGCCCCGTATGCGTGACACCGCTCGAGCAGATCGACCGCGCCTTGGCGCTGGCGGCCCGCCCCGACGTCGTGTTCACTTCGTTCGGAGACATGCTGCGCGTGCCCGGCAGCGAGTGCGACCTCCTGCAGGTGCGCGCCCGGGGGGGCCAGGTGCGGGTGGTCTACTCACCGCTCGACGCGCTGGAGCTGGCCCTGAACAACCCCGAACGGGAGGTGGTCTTCTTCGCGGTCGGTTTCGAGACCACGGCGCCGGCCAACGCCATGGCCGTCTGGCGCGCACGGGAGCTCGGGATCCGCAACTTCAGCGTGCTGGTCTCCCACGTGACCGTGCCGCCCGCGATCGAGGCGATCCTGACCGCACCCGACAACCGCGTCCAGGGCTTCCTGGCTGCCGGCCACGTGTGCACGGTCATGGGCTGGATGGAGTACGAGCCGTTGGCTGCGCGTTACCAGGTGCCCATCGTCGTCACCGGGTTCGAGCCTCTGGACATCCTCGAGGGCATCCAGATGACGGTCATGCAGCTGGAGGAGGGCCGTCACCAGGTCGAGAACCAGTACGCGCGTTCGGTGCGACGCGGCGGAAACCGCCCCGCGCAGACTCTGGTGGCGCGTGTCTTCGAGCTGGTCGATCGTCAATGGCGGGGCATCGGCACCATCCCCGGCTCCGGCCTGGGCCTCAAGGCGGAGTTCGCCGACTACGACGCCGAGCGGAAGTTCGATCTTGCCGGCATCCGCGCCACGGAACCCGAGGCCTGCCATGCGGGCGAGGTCCTGCGCGGGCGGCTGAAGCCCCACCAGTGTCCTGCGTTCGGTACAGACTGCACACCGGAGCGCCCGCTGGGTGCACCCATGGTCTCCTCCGAGGGCGCCTGCGCCGCCTACTACAACTTCCAGCGCTTCCAGTCTCCTACGGAGGTGACCGCATGA
- the hypE gene encoding hydrogenase expression/formation protein HypE, giving the protein MSTQTLSRTGVSCPTPIPDRERVQLGHGSGGKMSGQLLAERFLPRFANAALSLLGDGAAVRAQSPDLVVSTDTFVVSPLEFPGGNIGTLAVHGTLNDVAMMGADPLYLAAGFVLEEGLPFDVLDRVLDSMQDAVAKAGVQLVTGDTKVVERGKADGMFINTTGIGFLHHTFHPRPDEVHPGDAVLVSGPLGCHGIAVMAARGEIGFEVDVESDSASLHPLVVLLRERCGSGVHALRDPTRGGLASALNEIARASGVGFELEGIDAVLPEPVAAACEMLGLDPLYVANEGVLVAIVDAEHGERALAALRSHPLGQQAQLVGRAVDRHPGLVVLRTGLGGSRIVDLLPGDQLPRIC; this is encoded by the coding sequence ATGAGCACGCAGACGCTGTCGCGAACCGGTGTCTCCTGCCCCACGCCCATCCCGGACCGGGAGCGTGTGCAACTGGGGCACGGCTCCGGCGGGAAGATGAGCGGCCAACTGCTCGCCGAGCGCTTCCTGCCGCGCTTCGCCAACGCGGCGCTATCGCTGCTCGGAGATGGCGCGGCCGTGCGGGCCCAGAGTCCGGACCTCGTCGTCTCCACGGATACGTTCGTGGTCTCCCCCCTCGAGTTCCCGGGGGGCAACATCGGTACGCTGGCCGTGCATGGCACGCTCAACGACGTGGCCATGATGGGCGCCGATCCGCTCTATCTGGCCGCAGGCTTCGTCCTGGAGGAAGGACTTCCCTTCGACGTGCTGGATCGTGTGCTGGACAGCATGCAAGACGCCGTCGCCAAGGCAGGCGTGCAACTCGTGACGGGAGACACGAAGGTGGTGGAGCGGGGCAAGGCGGACGGGATGTTCATCAACACCACCGGCATCGGGTTCCTGCATCACACCTTCCACCCCAGGCCCGATGAGGTGCATCCCGGCGACGCCGTCCTCGTGAGCGGCCCGCTCGGTTGCCATGGTATCGCCGTGATGGCCGCGCGCGGCGAGATCGGCTTCGAGGTGGACGTGGAGAGCGACAGCGCCTCCCTGCACCCGTTGGTCGTTCTGCTGCGGGAACGCTGCGGATCGGGCGTGCACGCCCTTCGGGACCCGACGCGGGGGGGCCTCGCCAGCGCGCTCAACGAGATCGCACGGGCCTCTGGCGTGGGCTTCGAGCTGGAGGGGATCGACGCGGTCCTACCCGAGCCGGTGGCGGCTGCCTGCGAGATGCTGGGCCTGGACCCGCTGTACGTCGCCAACGAGGGCGTGCTGGTCGCCATCGTCGACGCGGAGCATGGCGAGCGGGCGCTGGCGGCGCTGCGCAGCCACCCGCTCGGGCAGCAGGCCCAGCTCGTGGGACGGGCGGTGGACCGACACCCGGGCCTGGTGGTGCTCCGCACCGGACTCGGTGGAAGTCGGATCGTCGATCTCCTTCCAGGAGATCAACTTCCACGGATCTGTTGA
- a CDS encoding ketopantoate reductase family protein, with translation MKFVVLGAGGLGGYLGAALLRAGHDVQLVTRGQHLEVIRRDGLHVREPTGGYLVRIPCAASGLDVERPDVVLVTVKTYALDGVAPQVHYLAEQGALVVPLLNGVDAVERLEAMGVRSDRLLAGLAYVTAFRTGPGVIERKGEHGRIVLSPPGPVGGAASATLVTPIARALESAGLVVEVSSDIRMELWRKMAVVCTLAALCGPSGSTLGPLRAHPAGDRLQRAAVAEVLQVARALGVPLDSEEESRVAAVLDAFPDGFYPSLLHDLATGIPTEIDALNGTVSRLGRVHEVPTPVHDLTTVAIQLREARGR, from the coding sequence ATGAAGTTCGTGGTGCTGGGTGCGGGCGGCCTGGGCGGCTATCTGGGTGCCGCACTGTTGAGGGCGGGGCACGACGTGCAACTGGTCACGCGCGGCCAGCACCTCGAGGTCATCCGCCGGGACGGGCTGCATGTGCGCGAGCCGACGGGCGGGTATCTGGTACGCATCCCCTGCGCAGCCTCCGGGCTGGACGTGGAGCGGCCTGACGTCGTGCTGGTGACGGTCAAGACCTACGCGCTGGACGGCGTTGCACCCCAGGTGCACTACCTGGCGGAGCAGGGGGCATTGGTGGTCCCCCTCCTGAACGGTGTCGATGCCGTGGAGCGGCTCGAAGCCATGGGGGTGCGCAGCGATCGCCTCCTGGCGGGTTTGGCCTATGTGACCGCCTTTCGCACCGGTCCCGGCGTCATCGAGCGGAAAGGCGAGCACGGCCGCATCGTGCTGAGTCCGCCGGGTCCGGTGGGTGGAGCGGCGTCGGCAACTCTGGTCACGCCGATCGCCCGAGCGTTGGAAAGCGCCGGGCTGGTCGTCGAGGTCTCTTCCGACATCCGCATGGAACTCTGGCGCAAGATGGCAGTGGTGTGCACGCTGGCCGCACTCTGTGGGCCCAGTGGATCAACGTTGGGACCCCTACGCGCGCACCCTGCCGGTGACCGGCTGCAACGCGCCGCGGTGGCGGAGGTCCTGCAGGTGGCCCGCGCCCTCGGCGTGCCGTTGGACTCGGAGGAGGAGTCGCGCGTGGCCGCGGTGCTCGACGCGTTTCCCGACGGGTTCTACCCGAGTCTTCTGCACGACCTGGCCACGGGCATTCCCACCGAGATCGACGCCCTCAACGGGACGGTGTCCCGACTCGGACGAGTGCACGAAGTGCCCACGCCCGTGCACGATTTGACGACCGTGGCGATCCAGCTGCGCGAGGCGCGCGGCAGGTAG
- the ilvD gene encoding dihydroxy-acid dehydratase yields the protein MLNRYSRRLTQEPSQAASQAMLYATGLTPGDLDKAQIGIASMWWEGNPCNMHLLDLAGAVSEGVRAAGMVPMRFNTIGVSDGISMGTAGMSYSLPSRDLIADSIETVMGAQWYDGTVCVPGCDKNMPGSLMAMARLNRPGLMVYGGTIRAGRLDGQPIDIVSAFESYGKRIAGALDEAGFQRVVRSACPGAGACGGMYTANTMAAAAEALGMTLPYSSCTPATDPAKLEECRAAGSALRSLLEVDLRPRDILTRAAFENAMVVVMALGGSTNAVLHLLAIAQAAGVELTLDDFQRVSDRTPYLADLKPSGRYVMEDLHRAGGTPGVLKLLLQAGMLDGDCRTVTGKTLAENLAALPALGEGQDVIRPLARPLKATGHIRILRGSLAPEGAVAKITGKEGTRFVGPARVFDREEAALGALERGEVAAGSVVIVRYEGPKGGPGMPEMLTLTSAIMGAGLGPAVALVTDGRFSGGSHGFVVGHVSPEAQVGGAIALVQDGDEIVVDAEADRIEWNVPEAEQERRRSVWVAPPLPVSGGALLKYVRAVSSASLGCVTDR from the coding sequence ATGCTCAACCGCTACAGTCGTCGGCTGACCCAGGAGCCGTCGCAAGCTGCCTCGCAGGCGATGCTCTACGCCACGGGTCTGACTCCAGGCGACCTGGACAAAGCTCAGATCGGCATCGCCTCCATGTGGTGGGAGGGCAACCCCTGCAACATGCACCTGCTCGATCTCGCCGGCGCGGTGTCGGAGGGCGTGCGAGCCGCTGGCATGGTGCCCATGCGCTTCAACACCATCGGCGTCAGCGACGGGATCTCGATGGGTACGGCGGGCATGAGCTACTCGCTTCCGTCGCGTGATCTGATCGCCGATTCGATCGAGACGGTGATGGGGGCACAGTGGTACGACGGCACCGTGTGCGTGCCGGGGTGCGACAAGAACATGCCGGGCTCGCTGATGGCCATGGCCCGCCTGAACCGTCCCGGTCTGATGGTCTACGGCGGCACCATCCGGGCGGGTCGGCTGGATGGGCAGCCCATCGACATCGTCAGTGCGTTCGAGAGCTATGGAAAGCGGATCGCCGGCGCGCTGGACGAGGCCGGGTTCCAGCGCGTGGTGCGCAGTGCCTGCCCGGGAGCAGGTGCCTGCGGTGGCATGTACACGGCCAACACCATGGCCGCGGCAGCGGAAGCCCTGGGGATGACCTTGCCGTACAGCTCCTGCACGCCCGCCACCGATCCCGCCAAGCTGGAGGAGTGTCGCGCGGCCGGAAGCGCACTGCGGTCGCTGCTGGAAGTGGACCTGCGGCCGCGCGACATCCTCACCCGCGCGGCCTTCGAGAACGCGATGGTGGTGGTGATGGCGCTCGGCGGTTCCACCAACGCCGTGCTGCACCTGCTCGCCATCGCCCAGGCGGCCGGCGTCGAGCTGACCCTCGACGACTTCCAACGCGTCAGTGACCGCACGCCCTATCTCGCGGACCTCAAGCCGAGCGGACGCTACGTCATGGAGGATCTGCATCGGGCGGGCGGTACACCGGGTGTGCTCAAGCTGCTGCTGCAGGCCGGCATGCTGGATGGCGACTGCCGCACCGTGACGGGGAAGACCCTGGCGGAGAACCTGGCGGCGCTCCCCGCTCTCGGCGAAGGGCAGGACGTCATTCGCCCCCTGGCACGGCCCCTGAAGGCGACGGGGCATATCCGCATCCTCAGAGGGTCGTTGGCGCCCGAAGGCGCGGTGGCCAAGATCACCGGGAAGGAGGGCACCCGGTTCGTCGGGCCCGCACGCGTGTTCGATCGTGAAGAAGCGGCACTGGGCGCCCTGGAGCGCGGTGAAGTGGCAGCGGGCAGCGTTGTGATCGTGCGCTACGAGGGGCCCAAGGGCGGTCCCGGGATGCCGGAGATGCTCACGTTGACGTCGGCGATCATGGGGGCGGGGCTGGGCCCTGCGGTGGCGCTGGTCACCGACGGCCGCTTTTCAGGGGGTAGCCACGGATTCGTGGTCGGTCACGTCTCCCCGGAGGCACAGGTCGGGGGCGCCATTGCCCTGGTGCAGGACGGCGACGAGATCGTTGTCGACGCGGAGGCGGATCGGATCGAGTGGAACGTGCCGGAGGCTGAACAGGAGCGGCGGCGCAGCGTCTGGGTCGCGCCGCCGCTCCCCGTGTCGGGGGGGGCGCTGCTCAAGTATGTGCGGGCGGTCTCCTCCGCCTCGCTGGGCTGCGTGACCGACCGATGA
- a CDS encoding chloride channel protein, producing MSFQPLDRLRQRVAHSETTAPLLVAIAVGLLAGFGAIVLRVLIAGVQWFFFGQGQHLGEWLGLPPALANLHYFLAPPLGMVLVTLLVRRWAPEARGHGVPEVQYAVRMRGGRIRPRVAVAKALASAISIGSGGSVGREGPIVQIGSALGSSVGQLLGVTPEQLRVLVACGAAGAIGATFNAPIAGTIFGLEVILTSFVARSFGLVVISAVTATAVSQAALGREPAFHLVETFTLVSDWEFVLYLLLGVLLGVVATAYVRSVYWFEDAFERWQRGPVFKAIVGGLAVGAMGFFGSAHIFGVGHEGVELALLGSLTTGLMLSLVALKILATSITLGAGGSGGVFAPALFIGAMGGGAFGRLVNAWLPLQTAPAGAYALVGMGALFAAAAHAPMTGIIILFEMTDNYEIILPLMFSVVVAYLISSRVHPDSIYSLKLRRRGALTPAGGASSVLDLVLVEDTMSRQFETLSPALTLEEMARFARSRRTRSWPVVDDQQRLIGIITDTDLEQAVLAGEMEGRTVGDVMTRTVLSCEPGDTLRVAFRLFAQADVQQIPVVEDASGRAVVGVLRRHDMMWAYQELSEEHRKLLERAGGSLHVQGSASVQIEVHVPPVDQGGRSRLIRHLRLPPQCLVVLLRRADRVIVPGGDTMAEPGDTLVVLTTEAHEPELRGWAERWDQRQERRRERLERLQGTR from the coding sequence ATGAGCTTCCAGCCCCTCGACCGGCTGAGACAGCGCGTCGCGCACTCGGAGACCACCGCTCCCCTCCTCGTCGCGATCGCGGTGGGTCTTCTGGCCGGCTTCGGAGCCATCGTGCTCCGGGTGCTGATCGCCGGAGTCCAGTGGTTCTTCTTCGGGCAGGGACAACACCTGGGCGAGTGGCTGGGTCTGCCTCCCGCGCTGGCCAACCTCCACTACTTCCTGGCGCCCCCGCTCGGCATGGTGTTGGTCACGCTGCTGGTGCGGCGTTGGGCGCCGGAGGCGCGTGGGCACGGCGTGCCCGAGGTCCAATACGCGGTGCGCATGCGCGGCGGTCGCATCCGGCCGCGGGTGGCCGTGGCCAAGGCGCTGGCCAGCGCCATCTCCATCGGGTCGGGGGGATCCGTGGGGCGCGAGGGGCCGATCGTCCAGATCGGGTCGGCGTTGGGCAGCTCGGTCGGCCAGCTCCTGGGCGTCACGCCAGAACAGCTCCGCGTGCTGGTGGCGTGCGGCGCCGCGGGTGCCATCGGCGCCACCTTCAACGCACCCATCGCGGGGACGATCTTCGGGCTCGAGGTCATCCTGACCAGCTTCGTGGCTCGCTCGTTCGGCCTGGTGGTGATCTCGGCCGTCACCGCCACAGCCGTCTCGCAGGCGGCCCTTGGCCGGGAGCCCGCCTTCCATCTGGTCGAGACGTTCACGCTGGTGAGCGACTGGGAATTCGTGCTCTACCTGCTGCTGGGCGTCCTGCTGGGCGTGGTGGCGACCGCTTACGTGCGTAGCGTCTACTGGTTCGAGGACGCCTTCGAGCGCTGGCAACGGGGCCCGGTCTTCAAGGCCATCGTGGGCGGGCTCGCCGTCGGCGCCATGGGGTTCTTCGGGAGCGCACACATCTTCGGGGTGGGGCACGAGGGCGTCGAGCTCGCACTGCTGGGCAGCTTGACCACGGGCCTCATGCTTTCCCTGGTGGCGCTCAAGATCCTGGCCACGTCCATCACACTGGGCGCGGGTGGCTCGGGGGGTGTGTTCGCGCCGGCGCTGTTCATCGGCGCGATGGGCGGCGGCGCGTTCGGGCGTTTGGTGAACGCCTGGCTTCCGTTGCAGACGGCGCCCGCGGGGGCCTATGCGTTGGTGGGCATGGGAGCCCTGTTCGCGGCCGCGGCCCACGCGCCCATGACGGGGATCATCATCCTCTTCGAGATGACCGACAACTACGAGATCATCCTCCCCCTCATGTTCTCGGTGGTGGTGGCCTATCTGATCTCCTCACGCGTCCATCCCGACTCCATCTACTCCCTGAAGCTGCGACGGCGTGGGGCGCTCACCCCGGCGGGTGGAGCGTCCAGCGTGCTCGACCTGGTTCTGGTCGAAGACACCATGAGCCGTCAGTTCGAGACGCTCTCACCGGCCTTGACGCTGGAAGAGATGGCGCGCTTCGCGCGCTCGCGGCGGACGCGCAGCTGGCCGGTGGTCGACGACCAGCAGCGCTTGATCGGCATCATCACCGACACGGATCTCGAGCAGGCGGTGCTGGCGGGGGAGATGGAAGGCAGGACGGTGGGAGACGTGATGACCCGCACGGTGCTCTCCTGCGAGCCGGGCGACACGCTGCGCGTGGCCTTCCGACTGTTCGCGCAGGCGGACGTCCAGCAGATCCCGGTGGTCGAAGACGCCAGTGGACGGGCAGTGGTGGGCGTGCTGCGCCGCCATGACATGATGTGGGCGTATCAGGAGCTCAGCGAGGAGCACCGCAAGCTGTTAGAGCGGGCCGGCGGCTCTCTGCACGTACAGGGCAGCGCCTCGGTGCAGATCGAAGTGCACGTGCCTCCGGTCGATCAGGGAGGACGGAGCCGCCTCATTCGCCATCTGCGGCTGCCTCCCCAGTGCCTGGTGGTGCTGCTGCGGCGGGCCGACCGCGTCATCGTGCCGGGGGGGGATACCATGGCCGAACCGGGGGACACGCTGGTGGTGCTCACCACCGAGGCCCACGAGCCGGAGCTGCGGGGCTGGGCCGAGCGTTGGGACCAGCGCCAGGAACGGCGGCGCGAGCGTCTGGAGCGCCTGCAGGGCACCCGCTGA
- a CDS encoding SDR family oxidoreductase, whose product MEQRVIVVTGASGGIGAAATEALAARGHSVLAVARRADPLQHVADRSQGTVVPFVADMTVRSEVRRAVEATLERFGRVDVWINNVGRGIFRMPSELTDDDIDEIMRINVMTALYGMQEVLPHFKERGQGHIINISSLLGRIPLAPFRSAYCAAKHFLNALSTTFQAELAEAYPHIHVSLVSPGVVRTDFGANAMHGGPSSWELPNSQSAEEVAAVIADVVESGRRDVYTRAGMQERIASYYASLGEDP is encoded by the coding sequence GTGGAGCAACGCGTGATCGTCGTTACCGGTGCGAGCGGGGGCATCGGCGCGGCTGCCACCGAAGCGCTGGCCGCCCGCGGCCACAGCGTTCTGGCCGTTGCCCGACGTGCGGATCCGCTGCAGCACGTCGCGGATCGCTCGCAAGGGACCGTCGTCCCTTTCGTCGCGGACATGACGGTACGCTCCGAGGTGCGGCGCGCCGTCGAGGCCACACTGGAGCGGTTCGGCCGCGTCGATGTCTGGATCAACAACGTGGGTCGGGGCATCTTCCGCATGCCTTCCGAGCTGACGGACGACGACATCGACGAGATCATGCGGATCAACGTCATGACGGCGCTCTACGGCATGCAGGAGGTGCTGCCCCATTTCAAGGAACGCGGACAGGGGCACATCATCAACATCTCCTCGCTGCTGGGGCGCATCCCCTTGGCGCCCTTCCGTTCTGCGTACTGTGCCGCCAAGCACTTCCTGAACGCGCTGAGCACCACGTTCCAAGCGGAGTTGGCCGAGGCCTACCCGCACATCCACGTCTCTCTGGTCTCGCCCGGCGTCGTACGCACCGATTTCGGGGCGAACGCGATGCACGGCGGACCCAGCTCCTGGGAGTTGCCCAACTCGCAGAGTGCCGAGGAGGTCGCCGCGGTGATCGCGGACGTCGTGGAATCCGGTCGACGTGACGTGTACACGCGCGCGGGCATGCAGGAGCGGATCGCGAGCTATTACGCGTCCTTGGGAGAGGATCCCTAG
- a CDS encoding tRNA (cytidine(34)-2'-O)-methyltransferase, with product MAIHVVLVHPEIHWNTGNAARTCLAVGATLHLIEPLGFSLAERQLKRAGLDYWPHVDLQVWPDWEAFERALPSLGTPWFFSTKAARSYWDAPLREPENVVLVFGRETAGLPGDLLARYSDRLLTIPMASPLVRSLNLSTSVALALYELLRQRR from the coding sequence ATGGCCATCCATGTCGTCCTGGTTCACCCGGAGATCCACTGGAACACGGGGAACGCCGCGCGGACCTGCCTGGCGGTGGGCGCGACCCTGCACCTGATCGAGCCCCTCGGCTTCTCGCTGGCGGAGCGCCAGCTCAAACGTGCGGGCCTCGACTACTGGCCCCATGTGGACCTGCAGGTGTGGCCCGATTGGGAGGCGTTCGAGCGTGCCCTGCCGTCCCTCGGCACCCCCTGGTTCTTCTCGACCAAGGCGGCCCGCTCCTATTGGGACGCACCGCTGCGCGAGCCCGAGAACGTGGTCCTGGTGTTCGGCCGCGAGACCGCCGGCTTGCCCGGAGATCTGCTCGCACGCTACAGCGACCGCCTCCTGACCATCCCCATGGCCTCTCCGCTCGTCCGCTCGCTCAACCTCTCCACCAGCGTAGCCCTGGCCCTGTACGAGTTGCTCCGTCAGCGGCGGTGA